Proteins from a genomic interval of Anaerolineales bacterium:
- a CDS encoding lysophospholipid acyltransferase family protein produces MRLADLGNTAFAAHLSIQLARWLPMGAARTVADAAARLAARNPESPLVQAVRSNQSVVRGLPYGSPETRAAVDQVLQNAMRAHADVFRALAIGRHALMEGMVLDDSLKELLDDALPRRRGVIMVGAHMSAFEFMLLTLTERGYPGLALAYANPTGSYRVQNEIRRRHGLDVLPIDMHALRTAIERLRGGGLVMTGVDRPDPAGRPLRLCGRLAQLPVGHARLAMRAGSLLVAVVCASDGPNHYRGIGLGQLDPHDFASGADGIHALAQAALDLFEPQLRSRPGEWLMFYPLWPEAIPA; encoded by the coding sequence ATGAGGCTGGCGGATCTGGGGAACACGGCTTTCGCCGCCCATCTGAGCATCCAGCTGGCGCGCTGGCTGCCGATGGGCGCAGCCCGGACGGTGGCCGACGCTGCTGCCCGGCTGGCCGCCCGGAACCCCGAGTCGCCGCTGGTCCAGGCCGTCCGGTCCAATCAGTCCGTTGTGCGCGGCTTGCCCTATGGGTCGCCCGAGACGAGAGCCGCCGTCGATCAGGTCCTCCAGAATGCCATGCGCGCCCACGCCGATGTGTTTCGGGCATTGGCCATCGGCCGCCACGCCCTGATGGAGGGCATGGTTCTCGATGATTCCCTGAAAGAGCTGCTGGACGACGCTTTGCCTCGTCGACGAGGCGTAATCATGGTCGGGGCCCACATGAGCGCCTTTGAGTTCATGCTTCTGACGCTGACTGAGCGTGGCTACCCCGGGCTGGCGCTGGCCTATGCCAACCCGACGGGCAGCTACCGGGTGCAGAACGAGATCCGCCGCCGGCACGGCTTGGATGTCCTGCCGATTGACATGCATGCCCTTCGCACGGCGATCGAGCGGCTGCGCGGCGGCGGGCTGGTGATGACCGGCGTGGACCGCCCGGACCCTGCCGGCAGGCCGCTGCGCCTTTGTGGGCGCCTGGCCCAACTGCCTGTCGGGCATGCCCGCCTGGCGATGCGCGCCGGTTCGCTGCTGGTTGCCGTGGTATGCGCCTCCGATGGCCCGAATCACTACCGCGGGATCGGGTTGGGTCAGTTGGATCCGCATGACTTCGCCTCCGGGGCCGATGGCATCCACGCTTTGGCGCAGGCAGCCCTGGACTTGTTTGAACCCCAGCTGCGATCCCGTCCGGGGGAATGGCTGATGTTCTACCCGCTGTGGCCAGAGGCGATCCCGGCCTGA
- a CDS encoding CDP-alcohol phosphatidyltransferase family protein yields MLANWITLIRFPLLVVFLAILYGGAPSAIAWSVPYLFFLLALDTLDGVIARKRGEASLMGSILDIAADRTYELVLWVSFAGLGLLPIAIPLIVIIRTTLTDAIRTIGVGKGEAPFQQQRSRLSRFLVTAPIMRSGYSGTKILAFCGLTLAHGLSGYPPGSAASAAAGPVLTGSIWMAWVAAAICVLRGLPVISDAFRAYWNPAKAKKDTPAR; encoded by the coding sequence ATGCTGGCCAACTGGATCACGCTGATCCGCTTCCCCCTTCTCGTTGTCTTCCTGGCCATTCTGTATGGCGGAGCCCCGTCGGCCATCGCCTGGAGTGTCCCGTATCTCTTCTTCCTGCTGGCTCTGGACACCCTGGATGGGGTCATCGCCCGCAAGCGGGGCGAGGCCAGCCTGATGGGCAGCATCCTGGACATCGCCGCAGACCGTACCTACGAACTGGTCCTGTGGGTCTCCTTTGCCGGGCTGGGCTTGCTGCCGATCGCCATTCCGCTGATCGTGATCATCCGCACAACCCTGACCGATGCCATCCGCACCATCGGCGTGGGCAAGGGCGAGGCGCCCTTTCAACAGCAGCGATCCCGCCTAAGTCGCTTCCTTGTGACCGCCCCCATCATGCGCAGCGGGTATAGTGGAACTAAGATCCTAGCCTTCTGCGGACTGACGCTGGCCCACGGCTTGTCCGGGTACCCGCCGGGGTCCGCAGCCAGCGCCGCCGCCGGCCCTGTGCTCACCGGGTCCATCTGGATGGCTTGGGTGGCGGCGGCCATCTGCGTGCTGCGCGGGCTGCCCGTGATCTCGGACGCCTTCCGCGCCTACTGGAACCCGGCCAAAGCCAAGAAGGACACCCCGGCGAGATGA